One Megasphaera elsdenii DSM 20460 genomic window carries:
- the folP gene encoding dihydropteroate synthase → MEVRHYHWKDGKSLTVGERTLVMGVLNYTPDSFSDGGKWNNVDVALKHMEEMVADGADIIDIGAESARPGFTPISAAEEIARLETILPRLVAACPVPISVDTYKAETAEYAMSTGAHIMNDIWGLQYAPEPGKMAAVAAKYGVPVVVMHNQEGTEYDDIIEDMKRFFIRSAIIADQAGMSQDQIITDPGIGFGKDFDQNVYVMKHLQELTALPYPMLLGTSRKGFIGKILDLPVTERMEGTETTCVAGVLAGCTIVRVHDVKPIVRMCKMADALRPEK, encoded by the coding sequence ATGGAAGTTCGTCATTATCATTGGAAAGATGGAAAATCGCTGACCGTTGGGGAACGGACGCTGGTCATGGGCGTCCTCAATTATACGCCCGATTCTTTTTCGGATGGCGGGAAATGGAATAACGTCGATGTGGCCTTGAAGCATATGGAAGAGATGGTAGCTGACGGCGCCGATATCATCGACATCGGTGCTGAATCGGCACGTCCCGGCTTTACGCCGATTTCGGCAGCTGAAGAAATCGCCCGGCTGGAAACGATTTTGCCGCGCCTGGTCGCAGCCTGCCCAGTGCCCATTTCTGTCGATACGTACAAGGCGGAAACGGCTGAATATGCCATGAGTACGGGCGCCCATATCATGAATGATATCTGGGGCCTCCAATACGCGCCGGAACCGGGGAAGATGGCTGCTGTCGCCGCCAAATACGGCGTCCCTGTCGTCGTCATGCATAACCAGGAGGGTACGGAATACGACGATATCATCGAAGATATGAAACGCTTTTTCATCCGCTCGGCCATCATTGCTGACCAGGCAGGCATGAGCCAGGACCAGATCATCACTGACCCGGGCATCGGCTTTGGCAAGGATTTTGACCAGAATGTCTACGTTATGAAACATTTGCAGGAACTGACGGCCCTGCCTTATCCCATGCTCCTGGGAACGAGCCGGAAAGGCTTCATCGGCAAGATCCTGGACCTGCCGGTGACGGAACGGATGGAAGGGACTGAGACGACCTGTGTAGCCGGCGTTTTGGCAGGCTGCACCATTGTCCGGGTCCACGATGTCAAACCCATCGTCCGCATGTGCAAGATGGCCGACGCCCTGCGTCCGGAAAAGTAG
- the ygiD gene encoding 4,5-DOPA-extradiol-dioxygenase has translation MKKTPVIFTGHGSPMLAIDENDLTREMQRVGADVLTSEDKPKAILAISAHWYVPGTYIQSAKKPRQIYDMYGFPEELYQLQYPAKGCPKLTQDVCQLLGNAVSIDDSWGIDHGTWSVMVHMFPNAPIPVVQLSVNSLFTPDQCFALGQKLAPLREEGYLIWASGNIVHNLRRVEWNKRGGSEAAKHFNQDIVDNVTKGNLDAVIHYENHEHAAYAVPTPEHYLPLLYCLGAAGTDKATPFNNTCTLGSMAMTGFVWA, from the coding sequence ATGAAAAAAACGCCTGTTATCTTCACCGGTCACGGCAGTCCGATGCTGGCTATCGATGAAAACGATTTGACGCGTGAAATGCAGCGCGTCGGCGCAGACGTTCTAACCAGCGAAGACAAGCCCAAAGCCATCCTGGCCATCTCGGCCCACTGGTATGTCCCGGGCACGTACATCCAAAGTGCCAAAAAGCCGCGGCAAATCTACGACATGTACGGCTTTCCGGAAGAACTCTATCAGCTCCAATACCCGGCCAAGGGCTGCCCGAAACTGACCCAGGACGTCTGCCAGCTTTTGGGCAACGCCGTTTCCATCGACGATTCCTGGGGCATCGACCACGGAACATGGAGTGTTATGGTCCATATGTTTCCTAACGCGCCCATCCCAGTCGTCCAGCTTTCCGTAAACAGCCTGTTTACGCCGGACCAATGCTTCGCACTCGGCCAGAAACTCGCCCCGCTCCGTGAAGAAGGCTATCTCATCTGGGCCAGCGGCAACATCGTCCACAACTTGCGCCGCGTCGAATGGAACAAGCGCGGCGGCTCTGAAGCGGCCAAACATTTCAACCAAGACATCGTCGATAACGTCACAAAGGGCAACCTCGACGCTGTCATCCACTACGAAAACCACGAACACGCAGCCTACGCCGTGCCGACACCGGAACACTACCTGCCCCTGCTCTATTGCCTGGGCGCAGCCGGAACGGACAAAGCTACGCCATTCAATAATACCTGCACCTTGGGATCCATGGCTATGACCGGATTCGTCTGGGCGTAA
- a CDS encoding ATP-binding protein: protein MKITEMHLDDFGIYHGVSWNPPEHGLIVMHGRNESGKTTLMKYVRSMFFGYLRGDWKGYFGSMGIRREDGKEYRIVRNEKEYFLSDGSQKVQDEPADLWWHGLDRQTYDKIFAMGLEDLQGFKILSNEAVRSHFFSIEGGVSMGMARSEVTKHMGNLLVASPQGKKPINSLLNEQKDFDRRINGMAYDEDEFASLQETEQTTHEIENRIRLDIEESKQQIERISMPIAAWDVYKRGQDALQHMQALADVSQFPADGAQKWAELEQNIKAIDDQVRKLKATSRKGPAFQKSWNRWLACGPQLDEMYHHVGEWKQGLAELSDHEDKEMDWEFEGTKQADLLKTWTDGKDIPTAVNWTQGISAAAALDHSRQDLEKWKADKPKNVSSQDGEDGAAEKTKDEWEVIGTAVATIQNVVMERQKIQEQLEWLKTEPASSSKAFTFVGVAFLVLAALCVAAVYMGHFDSTVGLGGAAACVVISVISLVRQSTGADRIPRKIAEIEGRLASVNGKIGDLAKEAEITLSTDESNERWLQELDAVRKQYLDWQTRETKNAWQKEQKVMYDAIYEKWQADGNTCKKQLLACESAWDGWRQKSSFSKLDTTDVAKAKEAWDTWHDVTTAASDWKRRKMELKGAISRWSDTAEQIFREVGVKQTVSPDAVEAIYKQWQDIRVQAEVAKEQDRQQKERESQIVSLGEERQQRIQQQQELLKATGAQSEGEFRSKVLRFRQFHQYKEVYDQTEAHIRLIAKTPKNLSELRHELKIHTLKTWTDERDYYQKKIADAEKKLAEVAEKRGSIIERLSQMAKTDEYGKLLQAKQNRKAELDRAVDDWLTNMYTQYMLEQAQEYYERVRQPVVIRQAGEYLNLMTQGRYTLQASLDGKQLFAVDGSQRRVPEKQWSSGLGDQIYLAIRISLAMAFSKQIEPMPLILDDILVRFDEQRQKEAIQFLASLGKKEQIFLFTCSDATLKLAEEVQKQLAGETDTIHLFEIEKGTIKELANRL from the coding sequence ATGAAGATTACAGAGATGCATTTGGATGATTTCGGGATTTACCATGGTGTGAGCTGGAATCCGCCGGAACACGGCCTGATCGTCATGCACGGCCGCAACGAAAGCGGCAAGACGACGCTCATGAAATATGTCCGGTCCATGTTCTTCGGTTATTTGCGCGGAGACTGGAAAGGCTATTTCGGCAGCATGGGTATCCGCCGGGAAGACGGGAAAGAATACCGGATCGTCCGCAATGAAAAAGAATATTTCCTGTCTGACGGCAGCCAGAAGGTTCAGGACGAACCGGCAGACCTGTGGTGGCACGGACTGGACCGCCAGACGTATGATAAAATTTTTGCCATGGGCCTGGAAGACTTGCAGGGCTTTAAAATCCTATCCAATGAAGCCGTGCGCAGCCATTTCTTCAGCATCGAAGGTGGCGTCAGCATGGGGATGGCCCGCAGTGAAGTGACCAAGCACATGGGGAATCTCCTGGTCGCTTCGCCGCAGGGCAAGAAGCCCATCAACTCCCTGCTCAATGAACAGAAAGATTTCGACCGCCGCATCAACGGCATGGCTTACGATGAAGATGAATTTGCCAGCTTGCAGGAAACGGAACAGACGACCCACGAAATCGAAAACCGCATCCGCCTGGACATCGAAGAATCGAAGCAGCAGATTGAACGGATTTCCATGCCCATTGCCGCCTGGGATGTCTATAAGCGCGGCCAGGATGCCTTGCAGCACATGCAGGCCCTGGCAGACGTTTCCCAGTTCCCCGCTGATGGCGCTCAAAAGTGGGCCGAACTGGAACAAAATATCAAAGCCATCGACGACCAGGTCCGCAAACTCAAGGCGACGAGCCGCAAAGGCCCGGCTTTCCAGAAATCGTGGAACCGCTGGCTGGCCTGCGGCCCCCAGCTCGATGAGATGTATCATCACGTCGGCGAATGGAAACAAGGCCTGGCCGAACTCTCGGACCATGAAGATAAGGAAATGGACTGGGAGTTTGAAGGCACGAAACAAGCCGATTTGCTCAAAACCTGGACCGATGGTAAGGATATTCCGACCGCCGTCAACTGGACCCAGGGGATTTCGGCAGCCGCCGCCCTCGACCACAGCCGGCAGGATCTAGAAAAATGGAAGGCCGATAAGCCGAAGAACGTCTCGTCCCAAGACGGGGAAGACGGAGCGGCTGAAAAGACTAAAGACGAATGGGAAGTCATCGGGACCGCTGTGGCGACAATCCAGAATGTCGTCATGGAACGCCAGAAGATACAGGAACAGCTGGAATGGCTGAAAACGGAACCGGCCAGTTCGTCGAAGGCCTTTACCTTCGTCGGCGTCGCCTTCCTGGTCTTGGCCGCCCTGTGCGTCGCTGCCGTCTACATGGGTCACTTCGATTCGACTGTAGGCCTCGGCGGAGCGGCAGCCTGCGTCGTCATCTCCGTCATTTCTTTAGTCCGCCAGAGTACGGGCGCCGACCGGATTCCCCGTAAAATCGCGGAAATCGAAGGCCGGCTGGCCAGCGTCAACGGGAAAATCGGCGACCTGGCCAAGGAAGCGGAAATTACCCTCAGCACGGATGAATCGAATGAACGCTGGCTCCAGGAACTGGATGCCGTCCGCAAACAGTACCTGGATTGGCAGACCCGGGAAACGAAGAACGCCTGGCAGAAAGAACAGAAAGTCATGTATGACGCCATCTATGAAAAATGGCAGGCCGATGGCAATACCTGCAAGAAACAGCTCCTGGCCTGTGAAAGTGCCTGGGACGGCTGGCGCCAAAAATCCAGTTTCAGCAAGCTCGATACGACGGATGTGGCCAAGGCGAAAGAAGCCTGGGATACGTGGCATGACGTGACGACGGCTGCATCGGACTGGAAACGGCGCAAGATGGAATTAAAAGGAGCCATTTCCCGCTGGAGCGATACGGCAGAACAGATTTTCCGCGAAGTCGGCGTCAAACAGACCGTGTCACCGGATGCCGTCGAAGCCATTTATAAACAGTGGCAGGATATCCGCGTCCAGGCCGAAGTGGCGAAAGAACAGGACCGCCAGCAGAAAGAACGGGAAAGCCAGATTGTCAGCCTTGGTGAAGAACGGCAGCAGCGCATCCAGCAGCAGCAGGAACTGCTCAAGGCGACGGGAGCCCAGTCGGAAGGGGAATTTCGCAGCAAAGTCCTGCGCTTCCGTCAGTTCCATCAGTATAAAGAAGTCTATGACCAGACCGAAGCCCATATCCGCCTCATCGCCAAGACGCCGAAGAACCTGTCCGAACTGCGCCATGAATTGAAGATACACACTTTGAAGACTTGGACGGACGAACGCGATTACTACCAGAAAAAGATTGCCGATGCCGAAAAGAAACTGGCTGAAGTCGCTGAAAAACGGGGCAGCATCATCGAACGCCTGAGCCAGATGGCCAAGACCGACGAATACGGTAAGCTCCTGCAGGCCAAACAGAACCGCAAGGCTGAACTGGATCGGGCTGTCGACGACTGGCTGACCAATATGTATACCCAGTACATGCTGGAACAAGCCCAGGAATATTACGAACGGGTCCGTCAGCCCGTCGTCATCCGCCAGGCCGGCGAATACCTGAACCTCATGACCCAGGGCCGCTATACGTTGCAGGCCAGCCTGGATGGCAAACAGCTCTTTGCCGTCGACGGCAGCCAGCGCCGCGTCCCGGAAAAACAGTGGAGCAGCGGCTTGGGCGACCAGATTTACCTGGCCATCCGCATCAGTCTGGCCATGGCCTTCTCCAAACAAATCGAGCCGATGCCGCTCATCCTCGACGACATCTTAGTCCGCTTCGACGAACAACGCCAGAAAGAAGCCATCCAGTTCCTGGCCTCCCTGGGCAAAAAAGAACAGATATTCTTGTTCACCTGCTCCGACGCCACCTTGAAACTGGCCGAAGAAGTCCAAAAACAACTGGCCGGAGAAACAGACACGATCCACCTCTTCGAAATCGAAAAGGGGACCATCAAAGAACTCGCCAATCGTTTGTAG
- a CDS encoding metallophosphoesterase family protein has product MAKSLRFIQCGDLHLGSPFHNLAAIDERWQRIVGKAPVRAFQKIVQMAIDKRVHAVLITGDVYTSADHNLTAQLDYVRLLHKLAQNNIQVFAVLGNHDPLEAWKAKIPFPPNVHIFPTESVERVPLVVDGEEVAAIYGQSYAKSEQRENLAWKFNRAAGDRFSIGMLHTQVGSRESTYAPCTLEDLKECGMDYWALGHIHKHEILCEKPYIVYAGNPQGLDCTETGPRGCYYVEVGPYGTTDLEFIDTSIVRWESIDLAIDGIESVSELRESVRFAKEKVRRNIGKPTFLTVNFTGSGSMYHVLNNPEATQYWLDSWREEEQGKYAFVMVERLRNLARPKMNLGERSKLPDSVGDYLNVFDKLEKLAPEEKVRALRDILMSRPEFERLGTYGRALTDERLLETFEKAKWLGVQKLLEHRRG; this is encoded by the coding sequence ATGGCGAAAAGTTTGCGTTTTATTCAATGCGGTGATCTTCATTTAGGGAGTCCCTTCCATAACCTTGCCGCCATTGATGAACGGTGGCAGCGTATCGTCGGGAAAGCGCCTGTCCGGGCCTTCCAGAAAATCGTCCAGATGGCCATTGATAAACGAGTCCACGCTGTCCTCATCACGGGTGATGTCTACACCAGTGCCGATCACAACTTGACGGCACAGCTCGATTACGTGCGCCTCTTGCATAAATTGGCACAAAATAATATACAAGTCTTTGCCGTCCTGGGCAATCACGACCCTCTGGAAGCGTGGAAGGCGAAGATTCCCTTTCCGCCCAATGTCCATATCTTCCCGACGGAATCGGTTGAACGGGTGCCCCTCGTCGTCGATGGCGAAGAAGTGGCGGCTATTTATGGCCAGAGTTATGCTAAGAGCGAACAGCGGGAAAACCTGGCCTGGAAATTCAACCGTGCCGCTGGTGACCGTTTTTCTATCGGTATGCTCCATACTCAGGTCGGCAGCCGGGAATCGACGTATGCGCCATGTACCTTGGAAGATTTAAAGGAGTGCGGCATGGATTACTGGGCCTTGGGACACATCCATAAGCATGAAATCCTTTGTGAAAAGCCATATATCGTCTATGCCGGCAACCCGCAGGGCCTGGATTGTACCGAAACGGGGCCGCGGGGCTGCTATTACGTCGAAGTCGGCCCTTATGGGACGACGGACCTGGAATTTATCGATACGAGCATCGTCCGCTGGGAAAGCATTGACCTTGCTATCGACGGCATCGAATCGGTGTCGGAATTGCGCGAGTCTGTCCGCTTTGCCAAGGAAAAAGTGCGCCGCAATATCGGCAAGCCGACCTTCCTGACAGTCAATTTCACCGGCTCCGGCAGCATGTACCACGTCCTCAACAATCCCGAAGCGACGCAGTACTGGCTGGACAGCTGGCGCGAAGAAGAACAGGGGAAATACGCTTTTGTCATGGTCGAACGCCTGCGCAACCTGGCCCGGCCCAAGATGAACCTGGGTGAACGGAGCAAATTGCCAGACTCCGTCGGCGACTATCTGAACGTCTTCGACAAACTGGAAAAGCTGGCTCCTGAAGAGAAAGTCAGGGCTTTGCGGGATATCCTTATGAGCCGTCCGGAATTTGAGCGCCTCGGCACGTATGGCCGGGCATTGACGGATGAGCGACTGCTGGAAACGTTCGAGAAAGCCAAATGGCTTGGCGTACAGAAATTGCTGGAACATAGAAGAGGTTAA
- the pdxR gene encoding MocR-like pyridoxine biosynthesis transcription factor PdxR, with protein MLQLDKSISKPYYVQIYEYYRREIEERRMVAGMRLDSVRELAQAAGISKMTVEKAYYQLASEGYILRRHKARYEVASLGGLEPRPADAAAPVLCEASRRPVYAYDFASGDMALERFPLDIWRKYMNRILSEPDRLLAANDDQGVPDLRRALSRYVYETRGVHADPSQIIIGAGTISLLGVLTNLLHDKYTCIGVEDPGFRLGREIFRNSGYSIVPIPISGGLLHVDALEASGVRLVYVSPSHQFPTGTVMPAGIRHRLLRWAEKTDGLIIEDDYDSELRYYGRPVPALQGLDRQGRVVYMGALSKVLPFFIRLSYMVLPPPLMPLYEQRRGLFRQGASVPEQCVLAEYIDSGELSRQVRRLRKEYQEKGELLGKLLVEAFGSDIVVGRLVSGVYCHIRLHSPLPEEELRRRAEQQGCRVLSMKSFYETPSQETDKEFLLSFSKIPSCKLRDAVAALHGAWSEKEGY; from the coding sequence ATGCTGCAACTCGATAAATCTATCAGCAAACCTTATTATGTACAAATCTATGAGTATTATCGCCGGGAAATCGAGGAACGCCGGATGGTAGCCGGTATGCGCCTCGATTCGGTCCGCGAACTGGCTCAGGCAGCGGGTATCAGCAAGATGACCGTCGAAAAGGCTTACTACCAGCTGGCCAGCGAAGGTTATATCCTGCGCCGTCATAAGGCTCGCTATGAAGTGGCTTCCCTGGGAGGCTTGGAGCCGCGGCCAGCGGATGCAGCGGCGCCGGTCTTGTGCGAGGCCAGCCGTCGTCCCGTCTATGCTTATGATTTTGCCAGCGGCGATATGGCCCTGGAACGCTTCCCCCTCGACATCTGGCGGAAATATATGAATCGGATTTTATCAGAACCAGACCGCCTGCTGGCGGCCAACGATGACCAGGGCGTCCCCGATTTGCGCCGGGCTTTGAGCCGCTACGTCTACGAAACGCGTGGCGTCCATGCCGATCCGTCGCAGATCATCATCGGCGCCGGGACGATTTCCCTCCTCGGAGTCCTGACCAACCTGCTCCATGATAAATATACCTGCATCGGCGTCGAAGACCCGGGCTTCCGCCTGGGACGGGAGATTTTCCGCAACAGCGGCTATTCCATCGTGCCCATTCCCATCAGCGGCGGCCTGCTCCACGTCGATGCCCTGGAAGCCAGCGGCGTCCGCCTGGTCTACGTCAGCCCGTCCCATCAGTTCCCGACGGGGACTGTCATGCCGGCCGGTATCCGCCACCGCCTGCTGCGCTGGGCGGAAAAGACGGACGGCCTGATCATCGAAGACGATTATGACAGCGAATTGCGCTACTATGGCCGGCCTGTCCCGGCCCTGCAAGGACTGGACCGTCAGGGCCGCGTCGTCTACATGGGCGCCTTGTCCAAGGTACTGCCCTTTTTTATCCGTCTCAGCTATATGGTCCTGCCGCCACCGCTCATGCCCCTCTATGAGCAGCGGCGCGGCCTGTTCCGCCAGGGCGCTTCGGTGCCGGAACAATGCGTACTGGCTGAATATATCGACAGCGGGGAACTCTCCCGCCAGGTCCGGCGATTGCGCAAGGAGTATCAGGAAAAAGGGGAACTGTTAGGGAAACTCCTGGTCGAAGCCTTTGGCAGCGACATCGTCGTAGGGCGCCTGGTTTCCGGCGTGTACTGCCATATCCGCCTGCACAGCCCTCTTCCGGAAGAAGAATTGCGCCGCCGGGCGGAACAGCAAGGCTGTCGTGTCTTATCCATGAAGTCTTTTTACGAAACACCGTCGCAGGAAACGGATAAAGAATTTCTCCTGTCATTTTCAAAAATTCCCAGCTGCAAGCTCCGCGATGCCGTTGCGGCATTGCATGGGGCATGGTCAGAGAAAGAAGGATACTAA
- a CDS encoding hexokinase family protein, which translates to MKERMDWMNIARYFYLTDERLQQISRDFAADIERALEGQDEATVSAEKSYVSLPGGDESGVYLALDFGGTNVRASRVRLLGRHCYIIEKKVCQPLRLPGQYDYLSPAATAEGLFDFLARLVGQVAGKDTIYKLGHTFSFAMQQECLKDARLLSWSKEIAVPGVEGQLINQLLEQALARQGLTNIEPSALVNDTTALLLSAAYTMERVRMGVVCGTGFNACYYEPAWDMVVNLEAGDYGGLVRNRWDKAVDALSTQPGQHLLEKTVSGAYAAEIFRQTLLSYFKAQDLPHFSTAVMNELISHDDDHQGQLAMGRVWDRIVRIDEVRPIRNIGAAIFVRAAQLAGAVSCGILRHLYGEGPVPAQSVAVDGSLLEHVRGALFMMEDAMQACQNEGVSRDNQIPVEPVLVQDGPLVGAAIAAAMAQ; encoded by the coding sequence ATGAAAGAACGGATGGACTGGATGAATATTGCCCGCTATTTTTATTTGACCGACGAACGGCTGCAGCAGATTTCCCGTGATTTTGCTGCCGATATAGAGCGGGCCCTGGAGGGACAGGACGAGGCGACGGTATCGGCGGAAAAATCCTACGTGTCCCTGCCTGGCGGTGACGAAAGCGGCGTCTATCTGGCCCTGGATTTTGGCGGTACGAACGTGCGGGCTTCACGGGTCCGATTATTAGGCCGCCATTGCTATATCATCGAGAAGAAGGTGTGCCAGCCGCTGCGGCTGCCCGGGCAATACGACTACCTGTCTCCCGCGGCGACGGCTGAAGGGCTCTTCGATTTCCTGGCCCGCCTCGTCGGCCAGGTCGCCGGCAAGGATACGATTTATAAGCTGGGCCATACTTTTTCCTTTGCCATGCAGCAGGAATGCCTGAAAGATGCCCGGCTCCTGTCGTGGTCTAAAGAAATCGCCGTTCCCGGAGTCGAAGGGCAGCTCATCAATCAGCTGTTGGAACAAGCCTTGGCACGGCAGGGGTTGACAAATATCGAGCCGTCAGCCCTGGTCAATGATACGACGGCCCTCTTGCTGTCGGCGGCGTATACGATGGAACGCGTCCGTATGGGAGTCGTCTGCGGTACGGGCTTCAACGCCTGCTATTATGAACCGGCCTGGGATATGGTCGTCAATCTGGAAGCCGGTGATTATGGCGGCCTCGTGCGCAATCGCTGGGATAAAGCCGTTGATGCCTTATCGACCCAGCCGGGACAGCATTTGCTGGAAAAGACGGTCAGCGGGGCCTATGCGGCAGAAATTTTCCGGCAGACCTTGTTATCTTATTTCAAGGCTCAGGATTTGCCGCACTTTTCGACAGCCGTCATGAATGAACTCATCAGCCATGACGATGACCACCAGGGTCAGCTGGCGATGGGCCGGGTATGGGACCGCATCGTCCGCATCGATGAGGTGCGGCCTATCCGTAACATCGGTGCGGCCATCTTCGTCCGCGCTGCCCAGCTGGCCGGGGCCGTCAGCTGCGGCATCCTGCGCCATCTCTATGGCGAGGGGCCCGTCCCGGCCCAGTCTGTCGCCGTCGACGGCAGCCTTTTGGAACACGTCCGCGGTGCTCTGTTCATGATGGAAGACGCCATGCAGGCTTGTCAGAATGAAGGCGTGAGCCGGGACAATCAGATTCCCGTCGAACCGGTCCTGGTCCAAGACGGCCCCTTAGTCGGCGCTGCCATCGCAGCGGCCATGGCGCAGTAA
- the thiS gene encoding sulfur carrier protein ThiS, translated as MVRINGKDIAAAGQNLLAYLTDQEYRTDRIAIELNGTIIPRRDYDKVTLKDGDSMEIVHFVGGG; from the coding sequence ATGGTACGGATCAACGGCAAAGACATCGCAGCAGCCGGCCAGAACCTGCTCGCTTACCTGACCGATCAAGAATATCGTACAGACCGCATTGCCATCGAACTGAACGGCACCATCATACCGCGCAGGGATTATGACAAAGTGACCTTGAAAGACGGCGATTCTATGGAAATCGTCCACTTCGTCGGCGGGGGCTGA
- a CDS encoding thiazole synthase: MEKKDTLVLGGHEFTSRFILGSGKFSVDLIKAAVEQGGAQIVTMALRRVEAGQKDNILDYIPKNVTLLPNTSSARTADEAVRIAHLSREIGCGDFIKIEVMRDSKYLLPDNNETIKATEILAKEGFVVLPYMYPDLYAARALADAGAAAIMPLASPIGTNKGLSTKDFIQILIDEVDLPVIVDAGIGRPSQACEAMEMGAAAIMANTAIATAGDLPLMAKAFGEAIRAGRNAYLAGLGRVRETASASDPLTGFLGD; encoded by the coding sequence ATGGAAAAAAAAGATACCCTGGTCCTCGGCGGCCACGAATTTACATCGCGCTTCATCTTAGGTTCCGGTAAGTTTTCTGTCGACCTCATCAAGGCCGCTGTCGAACAAGGCGGTGCCCAGATCGTAACCATGGCCCTGCGCCGCGTCGAAGCCGGTCAGAAAGATAACATCCTCGATTATATCCCGAAAAACGTCACCCTGCTCCCGAACACGTCGAGCGCCCGCACGGCAGACGAAGCCGTCCGCATCGCCCACTTGTCCCGTGAAATCGGCTGTGGCGACTTCATCAAGATCGAAGTCATGCGCGACTCCAAATATCTCCTGCCGGACAACAACGAAACCATCAAAGCCACGGAAATCCTGGCCAAAGAAGGCTTCGTCGTCCTGCCCTATATGTATCCGGACCTCTATGCAGCCCGTGCCCTGGCTGACGCCGGCGCCGCTGCCATCATGCCCTTAGCTTCGCCGATCGGCACCAACAAAGGCTTGTCGACAAAAGATTTCATCCAGATCCTCATCGACGAAGTCGACCTGCCGGTCATCGTCGACGCCGGTATCGGCCGTCCGTCCCAGGCTTGCGAAGCCATGGAAATGGGTGCCGCTGCCATCATGGCCAATACGGCTATCGCTACGGCCGGGGACCTGCCGCTCATGGCCAAAGCCTTTGGTGAAGCCATCCGCGCCGGCCGCAATGCCTACCTCGCCGGCCTGGGCCGCGTCCGTGAAACGGCTTCGGCATCGGATCCGCTGACAGGCTTCTTAGGCGATTAA
- the thiH gene encoding 2-iminoacetate synthase ThiH, with translation MTEETKTIDQSKLIDHMKYLPGMEVIDSDMLDQVVAIHDSFNNDDFTEKDVRLALSKEHLDPRDFMALLSTAAAPFLEEMAQKAHLVTRRHFGNNITILTPIYFANYCDNYCIYCGFNSHNKIKRARLTDEELHRECKNIADTGIEEVIMLTGESPKMSDIKYIGNAVKIARQYFRVINMEIYPVNSEDYKYLHECGADYVTVFQETYNSDKYATLHLAGHKRIFPYRFYSQERAILGGMRGVGFAALLGLDDYQKDALATGMHAWLMQRKYPHAEISLSCPRLCPIINNDKINPKDVDERKLTQIICAYRLFMPYASIVVSSRESARYRNAIMKIAATKVSASVCVGIGGHLENDGSEMGDEQFEITDGRSFDQMYSDIKSMGLQPLTSEYIYL, from the coding sequence ATGACGGAAGAAACCAAAACCATCGACCAAAGCAAACTCATCGATCATATGAAATATCTGCCGGGCATGGAAGTCATCGATTCGGACATGCTCGACCAGGTCGTCGCTATCCACGATTCCTTCAACAACGACGATTTCACCGAAAAAGATGTCCGCCTGGCCTTGTCCAAAGAACATCTGGACCCGCGGGACTTCATGGCCCTCTTATCGACAGCTGCCGCTCCTTTCCTGGAAGAAATGGCTCAGAAAGCCCATTTAGTCACACGGCGCCACTTCGGCAACAACATCACCATCCTGACGCCGATCTACTTCGCCAACTACTGCGATAACTACTGCATCTACTGCGGCTTCAATTCGCACAACAAGATCAAGCGCGCCCGCCTGACCGACGAAGAACTCCACCGCGAATGTAAGAACATCGCCGACACGGGCATCGAAGAAGTCATCATGCTCACCGGTGAAAGCCCGAAGATGAGCGATATCAAATATATCGGCAACGCCGTCAAGATTGCCCGCCAGTACTTCCGGGTCATCAACATGGAAATCTATCCGGTCAATTCGGAAGACTATAAATATCTCCACGAATGTGGCGCCGACTATGTCACGGTCTTCCAGGAAACATACAATTCCGACAAGTATGCTACCCTCCATCTGGCCGGCCACAAGCGCATCTTCCCATACCGTTTCTATTCCCAGGAACGGGCTATCCTCGGCGGCATGCGCGGCGTCGGCTTCGCAGCCCTCTTAGGCCTGGACGATTATCAGAAAGACGCTTTGGCTACGGGCATGCACGCATGGCTCATGCAGCGCAAATACCCGCACGCCGAAATTTCCCTGTCCTGTCCGCGCCTGTGCCCGATCATCAACAACGATAAGATCAACCCGAAGGACGTAGACGAACGGAAATTGACGCAGATTATCTGTGCCTACCGCTTGTTCATGCCCTATGCCAGCATCGTCGTATCGAGCCGCGAAAGCGCCCGCTATCGTAACGCCATCATGAAGATTGCCGCTACGAAAGTCTCGGCCAGTGTCTGCGTCGGCATCGGCGGCCACTTGGAAAACGATGGCTCCGAAATGGGCGACGAACAGTTCGAAATCACAGACGGCCGTTCCTTCGACCAGATGTATTCTGACATCAAGAGCATGGGCCTGCAGCCGCTTACGAGTGAGTACATCTATTTGTAA